In the genome of Stomoxys calcitrans chromosome 4, idStoCalc2.1, whole genome shotgun sequence, the window acaaggcgagttattagcgcctttaaataaccaatggccactctgtttCCGCTGCGATCGGTCGGTTTGGACTGGAACGGGCTTGCTTACATACagcagcttgacgaggatcgccaactccacatgaatatgtggctacaaaaacaacatgtagaaatccggaagaggaaatggacttggttgggtcTACTCTACGTCGACCGCGTgatgatatagcgagaaatTTCTTGGACTGGAACCCGCAAGGACAGCGAGGGAGTGAACGCCCGAAAAACACATGGTTCCGCTGtacgaaaagagagttggaatcaacccatatatAGTGGAATCAAGCCAAGCCTATGACCAACGATAGAGCCCGATGGAAGCTCTCACTGAACAGTTTACTATTGGCCATATTTCattgtaatatatttaatatattccaattgtaaataaatatgGTCTTTGGGGCCTCACCTCACCATTCAGTCCTTTTTTATGGTTGACTTACTTTCGGCGCTCAGAGACTATGTAGTCATTCGGTGGATGGAGCTAATGGAAGGAGTTCTGTGACGAGGGTGGCAATCGTTCGCCTTGCCGTGAAGTTCTTCAGACCTACGCCGAATATCGTGATGTCAGGCGAACTTGAGCAATCTCTTATAATACTGGGAGAGGTGGGATGTCTTCATTTATGATTGAGACAGTGAAGACGTTTATTTGTTCTGCTAGTGGTGCGTTTCGCTGGTTATTTCTAAGGCCATGATTATGCGGTTGTCGCTAATGAGCAATGCTCCAGCATCTGGACGTACTCCAGTTATAGATCAATAATACGAAGTCAAGTAACGCTGGCGCTTAATTTAATGTAAGTTTAATTCTTTCATGGCTACAGAGTCTAACATATCATACCCATCCTTCAGAGTCAATGTGAAAGTAATAAATATCATTGTTTCATTTCCAAATACATACTTACTTAAAATATTCTCATTGGCTACAGTATCTAGCATATCATGCACTTCCTTCAGAGTCAATTTACTTGATTCATTGCTACATCTAGGCTTAAGTATACGAAAAACTTTGTCTGCATAATCGCCATGAATGCCGGAAAATCTACGAGCTTCCAATATTTCAGCCTCTTTGGCTAAACGAAGAAAAAAGAACGAAACGTCTAAGAACTTCGAATAGACAAAAGTGTCTCCAAAACTTACATTCGGAACCCAATTGCAAAACTTTTATATAGACTCTTCCAAGTGTGTGTATTTTAAGGCCATAGGGTGATCGCGCCATATCAGCATTTGGTATGAGGCAACGCAAAATGCAATAAAAGCTACTGCGTCCAGTCTAAAAGTAAAGAAAGTTGAAATTTAGTTATTCCAGTCATCTGCTCCATAACTATATTCCTACCTCAGGCTCATCCGGTTTCATTTTTTGTTCCTCCCTAAATCTCTCACGATGTTTACAAAACGATTCATAGTATTGTTTAACAATTCTACCCTTCTTATCTTTATTGTCCGTTTTAGCAATGCGATTTAATATTAGACAAATATCCCGAAACTTTATAGTCTCTGAAATTTCCATATTGATTTAGTTTTACGGACACTTAATTAAAAATCCAACCCACAGACAATTGTGAAATTGTTAAAAACAttcaaaacagctgttttttgttttcatttgcttTTAAAATCATTTGGGAATGACATCACCGATTGCTTTTGAACAAAATCAAAGCGTTGGCGACTGTGTGTATAGCGGTTGTGGAAGTTTTCAATAATAATCGAAAACTATCGATAAGTAATTAAGTAGGCAATGTATTGTATCAAGGTGGATTAATACTTAATTGTTTCGACAATGGTACTGTATATAGATCAGTTATTGAGATTAACGAAAGTGATAAGTCGTGAAAAACAACCATTACTCGCTTTCGATTACCAACCATGACcttctccttcttgcttccttttagtaatagaatcgtcttctcatgatctgaatccccccataggattttcaccgtcctaccgaccgtttcgctgttccacaatgttgcattcgtcgacacgaaaggcttcgggttaacgaagtttattgacggcagtcctctggccttaaccgccaaatcgtctgccctttcatttccccttactccgttatggaccggcacccaaacgatgcggattgcgccatcctcaaagaaggcgttaatgtccttcgtacactgcaagtctgttcgtaaccttaccgtcctggattttattgcccttatggcaattttactgtcggcaaagatgttcacactcgatgttctcgcgttagcatcacaccacttcacgcattccgtgatcgttcggttctccgcctgcaggtccgtattatggtcaggcagtctaaaacaaatctcagtctctgggttctccatatagacccccaggtttatttgggatttaaaaatccTGCAAAAACGGgaattatttttgtatggtaaaacctgcaaaaaatacaggatttagcacttaaatctcaaaaaggccataaatccggatttatgatTATACTAAGgcactggtaatttatccagaacttcgttgtcctgGAAAGATGTCATTATCATACAATTTGCGCCGCACTGCACTGCAtgatactaaaataaaacagggcTATTATGCCCATCACCATCAGCTAGCTGGTATTATTTATACAGTGAACCCAATCAGCTGATaggcatataaaaaaaatcgatatcGATTAAATAACTATGACAGGGCACGTGGGTTACCAAAATATTTACATTCCATATTCAAAAGTTTATTAGTATAGAAAAGAATACTAAATAAATTATACAGAAAAGAAACATTAGTTTTGGGCCAATTCGAAGCAGATTGTTCGCCTTAGGGTGGAGAGGGTGAAGCAATCGTCGGCGGAAACATACAACATATTCACAACGCTCACAATATTCTTTGTGggcttgaatttttttttacgacCAATTATACAATAGTCAGCAAGAACTTTCGTGAAGTACTGCATCATTGTACATCAGCAACGTTGCAGTTATGTTGGTGTTTCTGCGAACAGCATTGAGAACAATTGCAAAAACCGACGCTGTGCGTGTCATTAAGAAATTCCATCACAAGGCTTTTAGTGACAAATACTTGCTGGTCACAAATGTGGGCATTTCTTTAAGTCTCAGCAGTGCCGGTGACATCTTGGAGCAGCAATACGAAATCTATTGCAATGAATTGGACAAATGGGATCGCAAGCGCACATCACACATGGCCGTTTCGGGAATGACTGTGGGAGTTATATGCCACTATTGGTATCAAATACTGGATTCACGTCTGCCGGGTCGGTCCATACAAATGGTCATGAAGAAGATAGTATTAGATCAATTGATTTGTTCACCCATATACATCTCGGCCTTCTTTGTGACCTTGGGCGTATTGGAGAGAAAATCCAAAGAAGAAGTTTGggatgaaatgaaacaaaaggCTTGGAAACTATACGCCGCCGAATGGATGATTTGGCCCGTGGCACAATTTGTGAACTTCTATTGGCTACCTTTGAAATATCGCATCTTCTATGACAATATAATCAGCTTGGGCTATGATGTCTACACATCTCAAGTTAAACATACCGGCTGAATTTGTAGTAATGTAACCAAATCAATTATGactatcattaaaaaaaaaaaaacagcaattcAATTAGAGATTTGTATACCTAGTATGTAGAAATAATTAGGtaaattattgtaaaattttcaaaattccggTAAACAGTTAAAACTACCTCGCATGAAATTCTTTAAAAGAATTGCAATGCACTCAATTTTGTAAATATGTGATGTGTGGTTGAAGAAGCTAATGGAGACTTTTTTGTACGTAAACCTAGTTGGGATTTGATAAAAGTATTTATGACGAATAAAAGTATTTATACATCATACATAGAGGAGTCTGAAGAGTTTTTGTTAACTACAGATAAGAAAGTTGTTTGTACTGTCTATAAAGTTGGTTGTCACTCAAAGTCAAGTTATGACGCATCTTGACTTATAGATGATCAATTACTTGgtaaacataaaattaaaatcagctaggaaaggcaaaagtcgggcggtgccgactgtataataccctacacctacccaataGATACAacatggaaactatatccaatTTCGATAAACCTCGGCGGAATTTTAGGATGGTTTATTAAACAAtgcgtatcaaatttcgagcaaagcaaataaacagcaaagcaaatatgttcaaactgtaataactacggttgacaaatgacaacgttattgcaatttacccaaaatctgagctatatcataatctgaaccgatttggtcaaTGAATAtgattgcagtggctcttggagtgaaaagcGGTCGATATGCatacatggcagatatatcaaaatctgaatcaatttctatgaaatttaccagcaaTATTAAAGGAAAatcattcctgtcaaatttcgatagaatcggttagcaaatgagcactttattgcaatatttctcaaaatcggatgaacatatatatgggagctatatgttgTAATTGAcgaggaaaacgttgtacaaagttttggcaagattgctcaataaatacgcttgcagtggctctagaagtgaaaatagggcgatatacatatatagcagctatacctcaatctaaaccgatttctatgaaattcaccggaaatgtcgaaagtcaagagaaaatcctttctgccaaatttcgagagaatcggtcaacaaatgaccattttattgcgttataactgcaaatcgggcgaacatatatatgaaagctatatcctaatctgaaccgttttttttttcaatttcaatagactttgtctctaggccgaaaaacttgcctgtaccaaattttaagacgatcggacgaaacctgcgacctgtactttgggcacaaattaacatggacagacagacgtagctaaatcgaatcaggaagtgattcgaAGTCAaagtccctcccccttaccctaattctcagaaacggcagatctcggagatgggtggtgcgatttaagcgaaaatttgtgtgctctcatatagtaccttaaaaataaaaatttggtatccagatttcgggtggggtacctaggggggcctccccaccctaaaacctaccaaatatatatacacctatcacaatatgggactcaaatgaaaggtatttaggataagaaaacgtatctgatatccaattgtcggaccaagtgttaaggggaccaacctaacccccaaaacacccctaaatcggacatatttaccgaccatggtaatataggactcaaatgaaaggtatttgcgagtagaatacgaatctaatatccaaatgtggaaccacgtttctaggggtcAACCCctcaggacttatttactgatcatggaattatggggcttaaataaaaggtatttgagtgtagaatttgaatttgaaatccaaataagggaccaaatgtttggggggccgcctcttcttaaaagcacccccaaaggggacaaatttacgaccatagcaatatggggctcaaataaaggtatttggtagtagaatacgaaagagcacgatgctgatatttttaagggtcaagtgtctgggggacctcctcacccccgaaaacacccctgaatGAGATATTATGAGAATATCtatctttagagaatattttctCTAAGGATAAAATTCccaagaaatttgttttttaaatacaaaatttccaacaaatttgtccccaagataaaattttcaagaaatttgtctctaaaagcaaaatttcaagaaatttgtctccaaagacaaaatttccaagaaattttctctcaagacaaaatttccaagaaattttctctaaagacaaaatttccaagaaattttctctaaagacaaaatttccaagaaattttctctaaagacaaaatttccaagaaattttctctaaagacaaaatttccaaaagttttgtctgaagacaaaatttccaagaaattttctgtaaagacaaaatttccaaaagttttgtcaaaagacaaaattttaataaaactcatgCCCAATTAAGATGTCGGTGGTATAGCAAACTGTATTCATATCTCTTAAGGGTACATTAATATCTGCGCTGCATGCAGCTCAGGACCCACCCGGCAAGGGTTAGCcatgagcaccacacatgctATACCATTGATATTCGATACGAGAAGCTTTGCTGCGATCTACCGGGCGGgtccacatgttgcggatagtggaatgcttcaaacggagtagctgcaatggtaGTCGCGGAcactcagcggtatcgagcggagagtctcagtgagaggccggacggcaacggctcttgcacaaatactgagtgcctattattaaaccgccttcgactgtcgcagatctcaaatcaaaattcacctgttctggatgccgggccacagagatatcccagggaatagtaaagcggacgagcttgcgagattaggaactaccctacacattccagggatactggaatctgtgggtacgccgctagcgacatgtaagccaagttttcaggactaggcccaaaggacaacgaatgatagatggtcacaaagaggaggctgtgagcattccagaaCTATGTGGCATAATCTAGACTTTGTCGTCGCCGGGTTCGAATAAtccaatgtggctacaacaacaacatgagttGCTTTTTAAGGGATTACATTTTTCCAATTTATTTCCGTACACATATTATTTCACGCACAAATATTTCAACACTTCAATATGTGTTTAATACTATCCCATCTATTAATTTTTGCGATTTCCCCGTCGTCGCATCGATGCGGTACATTTTGGGCAATACCATTTACCCTTTGGCGGTTGCGTTATACCAACACAGGGATAATGGAACCATTCATAGGGACAAGCATCATTGTCACAAGCTACCATGTCACCATATGAAACTTGATTACAAGTACAATAGCGTGGTTCATTCGGGTCATAAGACCATTCGCCATCCGGTGTTTGTTCCACAACCATACCATTCTCGTTCAGTGTTATGTTGGAACCTGGTGTGAGAGCTGTGGATGTCGATGTTGTCGAGGCAGATGCTGTCGATGATGTGGAGCTAAGAGCTTGCCTATTGGCAGATGATGTGGTGGCAGCTGCCAGAGCAGCAGATGCTGATGAAGCGGTTACATGTTGCCCTGTGGGCAATAATGAAGGAACATTTAACGAAGTAGGTGCTGATGAGGCTAACATTTCAACCGAATCCATGCTCAGCGATGAAGACGAAGAAGCCAGGCTGAGGGCGGGTGTACTAGTAGTTGATACATTCGATGTTCCCAAACCATGAGACAAGCTTGAAGTTAGTTTCCTGTAGGGAAAATGAATATAGGTTAGAATTTGTCTTCAATTGTGGTATAATGTGGAATGAATACTTTGTGGCATACTTCTTCTTGGTCTTCTCGGTAGAAGTACTGGCCAAACCCAAAGCTGACGCTGTAGCCTGGGGGTGGGATATATCGCGACTAATCCAGAACTCTGTGGGCCCACCACCCCCATGTATAGCCTCATAGCTGGCTTTCATACTTGCCGAACGACGTCCCTGTTGCATTTGTTGTGTGGCCACAATGGCCTGTGAGGCTGCAGCAGCAATTGCTGTTGTTGCCGAAGCTCCTATTTGTTGCAGATTATAAGCAACGGCAGGTGTACCCACTGAACCGGCTGCTGCATTAAGCACTGCTCCTATGCCAGGAGTTATGGGACGTACCACAGCTACTGGAGGGTTAGGCGTTGTAAGATTATTACCCAAATTGGCTCGCTTCTCTGGCACAGCACTTTGTAAGGTCGAGGTCGAGTCCCTTCTTTTTTCCGGCTTTGGAGCCCGGTAGCGGTTGTCTTTTGTGGCCCCCGTGGGAGTTGCGGGCACAGTTATACCACCACCCATACCAAGACCGCCAACACCAGCTCCTCCCATTACAGCACTGTGGCTATTGCTGGCCGATGGGGCAATGGCAGCACTCAAGCCACCATAATAACGATTTTCCTTTTGGCTTAAACCAGCCACACTAAGCAAGGCTGTTGCCGCACTACCCCCATCCATTTCCAGGGAACGTTTCTCCAAAATCTCTGTAATGCCATTATTATCGGCTTCAAGTTCACACTTGAACTTAAACAATTCACTATCCAAACGCCGCAGATATCTTTCCACTAATTCATGAATTTGTGTGGCAATTGTCACCTTCTCGTCGGCATCCTCTAGAACTTTATAGTATTCCTTGCGCAGGTTTTGGAACTCAGTATCAGCGGCATCATCTTGCAGCTCGCCGCGTTTGCATTGGACAAAGAATGAACGAGTTTTCTTTTCCAGGGAATCCATGTTGTCTAAAAGGGtagcaacaacaaaaccatAATAAGGATAACAATGTGCATACGCATAAATCACAGAAAAACTTACTTTGTACTGTTAAATCCAGTTCTCGCATCTCGGTAAAACGATCTCGTAGCTCTTGAGGCAAGTGCTCAATCactgaaaattcaaaatttatttgtaaaaaaaaaatgccggcAAAAACAATGCCCTTTATTACTGTCAGGCACTGTCATTTGTTTATATTTGGTTTTGAGACACCATTTATGTTTTGCCCGTTTTCCAACATATAGGGGCGTTATTAACGGAGTCGTTTCTTACTTATAGTAAACGAAATACTTACTTTCCAAATAATCCTCCAGATAAAGCATGTTTGCCAGTTGTATTTGTagcttatttttggaaaaattctgattatttcatttgtatttattagttTGAGGATAAATTATTTCAAGAGTTTTTCCACAGAGCTTCTTTGTTGTTCATTCGAGTCGTTTCTACACCGTTAACTAGAGAAGGTAAAACAAAGTAATTCGATTACCATAACTGAAGACAATTGGGAAGTTATCGATACCACAAAAGCAAATGAATAATAAATAGGCCAAGTTAAATGAATAATAAATAGGCCAAGCCAGTCTTTAAAGATTAGaaataaacgaagaaaattatcagaagaaagagagagagaagaaCCATGTACGAATAATGTATGTGATTtagcatggcgaaacaattaaaggtggtctcatttgtacaaaaaccacaaatcatatgatgcaatccgccatcttgtcatcaagctgatcggaGTTTTACGAACACGCACAAAGAACTTTGTGTGCGTgtgaagagaaagaagataacaacaaagagaatgcaaacaaaaatctgacatcttaccTTATTAAATTGTCATATTTTTGACCTTCACTGCTTATTTATCcagtacaaaaaacaaaaaaaaaaaaaaacagcaaatatcAGTGCAAACTTGTTctggtaagttatcgataacaaGCAATAACAGATAATAAGAACCGATTAATCATGGTttgcactatatagtactaaaataaaacacagcaatacTATAGTGATTCATGGCCATTCGTTGCAACTCATAGCCATTTTGTgtttaagggttggtattctattctggtttcggaatagccgctgaaatttttaattgtttcgcgagcgaaatttgacagcaatcaaatatttttgtttccatgccaaaacacgtttctttatctgcacttattgttttatctattttatatattcttCCTCAAATATATAGAGAAAAaggaaccattgaaaccaataaaatcaACTAAAAttatgccggcaatagtttcaagtgttgcctctataatagtttttttttgccattttcctcactttaaacaaagtactacttttccgccggTTTTCAGCCAATGTTTCGCCggcgtttatttttatatagagtttgacAGAATTCCGCTCGAAATACTGAACAGAATACTAGAGCTGACAaattatcgataatcgcaacgtTCGAAACTTTCGAAGTATCTAATAACTTGTATCGATACTAATTAATTTCTGAACACCTAcattttttaaacgaaaataGAAAGTTAAAATCAGTAGATCGATTCACATACAATATAAGAAATATCAATGCTCAGACCGCTTAAACCAACTTCAattaagtcagttggaagtcatgagagaaatcattgcacaaaatgttaacccaattggatgaaaattgggccctctatagacgcaatgtatcttattggatacattcagtgtcgcatcgcttatttttgttcaatattgTAAAAGttttaactttgccgatagcatcgatagaaaaaatatcaatcgttAGTgctgatagtatcgatagtgccatcgatattttgcccgCTTTAGCTTAagcagagtattctgttcagcttttcaaactccatataaaataacGTCGGCGAAACTTTAAAGGAAAATAGGCGAAAAGATAGTACTCTGTTTATGGTGAGGAAAATGTCAAAAAGAACATTTATTGGCAACGCTTGTCGCCGtcgtttttgcttgttttattggtttccatggttcgttttttctttttgttattttaattatttgcgataaaaatataaaaccatAAATGCAGATAAAAGACTTATTTtggtttgaaaataaaaacaaataattactCTCAAATTTCGCACGCGACACAATTAAAAATTGCAGCGACAATTCCGAAagtagaatagaataccaacactTGGCAGCAGTTGATAACATGTTTGATATTTTGAGGCTGATGTTCAATTAATCGCAAAATCGATTTTGACCTTCCTccatttgtcaaatttttacagTGTATTTAAGCCATCGGTCAACAGCTGATAACATAACATACAATACGTTATGCACTAATTCAAAAACCCATGGGAGAGTATCCTTTGTCATTTTGCATATTTCACGAGAGAGAGCCAAACAAATTCGTGTTATCCTCACAATAATAGTTAGTTATTCGTCATTTTGCTATCTATCGTGTCGGCCGCAGAAGGAACAACAAAAAGGATAAATCATAACAAAGCGATAGCAAGCCAACTtgtatgtacaaaaaaaaagtagtaaACGGCAAAAGTAGAATCGTCGTGGCAAGAGACCTCGTCGGGTGGTCCTCTCGAAggaacaattaaattacatccTGAAAAATTCAAGTGGTCAAAGGGGCTGTTGTGCCCTAAAgtgattaataaaaaaatacaaaaagcaaaagaaaagtTTATCCAGTTGGAAAAAGTAGTCATCATTCATAGCCATAAttggaaaaagaaaagaaaaaggaagAAGTGTAAGATAAGCGTAGACAAAGCagtgaaaaattaaacaaaatatatcCATTTTCATTCGAAATTGTGTTTACAACGTGCAGAAGTTTTTAATCATCGCTAGCTTGTGAACTATGTCCAAAGTTTTAATGCCAATGGCCCATACaacaaataacaataataacaataacaacaacaacaatttaataATGTCCTCGCAAACAAAAACATCCAAAGAACAACAAAATCTACAAAGTACAACCAACAACCGCTACAACAACTCTAACCAACATAGCAGCAGCAAGTATAGCATCACCACGCCCTTAGAGGCTAATCAGCAGCAGCACCTTCACCATCATCAGACATCCTACTCCTCCTCCGATAGTTCGACCATTACCAATTCTGTGCCACAATCCCCTACACAAATGCTGGATTTCGATGATTTCACTTCGACCAGCAGCATTATGGAATTCTTGAAACAAGAGCAAAAGTGTACGGGAGATGGCTTATCGAATGGTCATGACTCCGAGGTGGACGTCGAAAGCATTTTCCAAGAAGTCAGTCGTTTGGCGGACAATTCAGATAATCGCAGTGTTGAGGAGCTACTGCGTGAAGCTGAACTGTTGCTGCAACATCAAAATTTCATGGGAAATATGCGACAGCCCGAGAGCAAGACTATGACCAAGGCTAACAATTCAACACCCAATAAGATGCCAGTAAATAAAACACTTGCTCCCGTAATGGTGATGACTACCACCATACAGATGAATAGCAAGTACACCAAAAGCATTGAGAATGTGCCTCCACGCGATGCATTGATTAAACTTATCAATGGCTATGCACCAGCCTCCACGCCCTTGGATGATTGCAGTCCACCGCTAATGACGCCAGAGACACCCACTGTTACCTATTCATTATCTGATATGGGAGGAGTTGGCGGAGATGGTGGTGACAATACCtttaataattttgttaatAACATTGCCACCGCATCGGTAATATCCGAGGAGAGTCCTTTGGTAGAGATGCCCGATGAAAATACGGCGACCCTAAATCAATGTTCTTCGAATGACAATACCACAAAGGATATAACAACCAAACATATGTTGGATGGCGATGATGACACGGACGATGGAACAGATACGGTAAGATTTAATTtcatagcatacttttaggctgtTCAAAAATATCTAAGTTTTTAAAGATTATTGACTTACATTTTCATTCAAATTAACAAATGATGTCAAATAATGTGAATAGGTGTGCTAGATTATACTGGCAACCTGAAATCTGACtcactttaacaatttttttatgttttttatgtttttttatgttttgcgacagaccaaagcctaaagtaga includes:
- the LOC106085890 gene encoding mpv17-like protein 2, translated to MLVFLRTALRTIAKTDAVRVIKKFHHKAFSDKYLLVTNVGISLSLSSAGDILEQQYEIYCNELDKWDRKRTSHMAVSGMTVGVICHYWYQILDSRLPGRSIQMVMKKIVLDQLICSPIYISAFFVTLGVLERKSKEEVWDEMKQKAWKLYAAEWMIWPVAQFVNFYWLPLKYRIFYDNIISLGYDVYTSQVKHTG
- the LOC106085889 gene encoding inhibitor of growth protein 3 isoform X1, translated to MLYLEDYLEMIEHLPQELRDRFTEMRELDLTVQNNMDSLEKKTRSFFVQCKRGELQDDAADTEFQNLRKEYYKVLEDADEKVTIATQIHELVERYLRRLDSELFKFKCELEADNNGITEILEKRSLEMDGGSAATALLSVAGLSQKENRYYGGLSAAIAPSASNSHSAVMGGAGVGGLGMGGGITVPATPTGATKDNRYRAPKPEKRRDSTSTLQSAVPEKRANLGNNLTTPNPPVAVVRPITPGIGAVLNAAAGSVGTPAVAYNLQQIGASATTAIAAAASQAIVATQQMQQGRRSASMKASYEAIHGGGGPTEFWISRDISHPQATASALGLASTSTEKTKKKYATKKLTSSLSHGLGTSNVSTTSTPALSLASSSSSLSMDSVEMLASSAPTSLNVPSLLPTGQHVTASSASAALAAATTSSANRQALSSTSSTASASTTSTSTALTPGSNITLNENGMVVEQTPDGEWSYDPNEPRYCTCNQVSYGDMVACDNDACPYEWFHYPCVGITQPPKGKWYCPKCTASMRRRGNRKN
- the LOC106085889 gene encoding inhibitor of growth protein 3 isoform X2 codes for the protein MLYLEDYLEMIEHLPQELRDRFTEMRELDLTVQNNMDSLEKKTRSFFVQCKRGELQDDAADTEFQNLRKEYYKVLEDADEKVTIATQIHELVERYLRRLDSELFKFKCELEADNNGITEILEKRSLEMDGGSAATALLSVAGLSQKENRYYGGLSAAIAPSASNSHSAVMGGAGVGGLGMGGGITVPATPTGATKDNRYRAPKPEKRRDSTSTLQSAVPEKRANLGNNLTTPNPPVAVVRPITPGIGAVLNAAAGSVGTPAVAYNLQQIGASATTAIAAAASQAIVATQQMQQGRRSASMKASYEAIHGGGGPTEFWISRDISHPQATASALGLASTSTEKTKKKKLTSSLSHGLGTSNVSTTSTPALSLASSSSSLSMDSVEMLASSAPTSLNVPSLLPTGQHVTASSASAALAAATTSSANRQALSSTSSTASASTTSTSTALTPGSNITLNENGMVVEQTPDGEWSYDPNEPRYCTCNQVSYGDMVACDNDACPYEWFHYPCVGITQPPKGKWYCPKCTASMRRRGNRKN